The DNA window caaatacacattccAGACTCTTCTCAGCCCTCCTAAAGCTTAGTACATCTGTGTCCCTTGTCTCAGGGCACAGGAGAAGCTGCTGTGGTCCCCCGATCGTCAATACCACAGTCTTTACACATACAGCCACCTTCGACCTGTGGCCTATGGGTCACAGGCCTCCCAAGATGCAACCCTTACCCACTTGTAAATAAAAACAGGATATGACACTGTCAACAATTAGACGCCCTGCAGGCACTTCCTTCCTGTGTCCCAGTCCACTGGAGTGACTACAGAGCCACCAGGCTAGTGGTGGCAGGGGATTGAAGTACTAAGGCACAGTCACCAAGACTCTCATGTGTAAATCATACCCCTACCCCCCTGCCGGGTACAGAATGAAGGTTCTTGATCAGTCACCACCAACCGCTGCAGCACCACTGCTGTCCCCACACCCATCTGTCCTTGGCCATTTGCTGAGTCTCCTAGCTGGAAAAAGAGGTGTAGGACCGAAGCAACTAAGTTTGAGGGTGTCCAGTCTCTGTTGAGACACTTTTGAGGGTGTCCTGTCTCTGGTGGGACTATTCCATCTTTCGTCCCCTGGCTGGCCCATGTAATCTGAGCCCAGCATTGTACATATCCTGGGAACAGCTGACAATGCAGTGGTCAGACAGCTGGTGGGGCCAGCTAGAGCTGGCAGGGTTGGCTGGGAGGGGAGTGTAGGCTGACACATGACACTCCGACCCCCctctgcaacccccccccccaggcctgtAGAGCTACTGTCCTGCTCTTCACTGGGCAGAACTGAGGCACCATGCAAGGGGGCCAGAGACCTCAGCTCCTCTTGCTGCTGTTGGCTGTCTGCCTGGGTGAAATACTAGGGATTTGAGACCTGGGGTGGAGGGTGTGGAAggaacagatcaggagtacaagaTTACAGTGGATGGAGGGTCTGGGGGTTACCTGTACTCTCCCTAGCCCCAgcaccctccccgcccccagtcTCCACCTTATCCCtctgtgcctcctcctcctctggagCGAACCCCCTCCTTCTGTTGCAGGGGCCCAGAGCCGCAACCAAGAGGAGCGTCTGCTTGCGGACCTGATGCGAAACTACGACCCCCACCTGCGGCCGGCTGAGCGCGACTCAGATGTGGTCAATGTCAGCCTGAAGCTTACCTTGACCAACCTCATCTCCCTGGTGAGCAACAGGAGGCGGGGAATGATGGATATCACACAGGGCCACAGACTTGCTGGGGAAATAAACGAGTGCTGGGGATCTAACCCTAGCACTCGGAACAGCAGAGGGTCCTACAATGGTGTGGGCAGGACTCATGAAACCCCTGGGGCTACGACGAGGTGCGAGGCTGAGGGCCTCTTGGTTCTATTAGTGTCTGGTGGTGGCATCGGACCTCGGGGAGGAAGGTATAGCCTAACTCTCTTTTGTACCCCAGAATGAACGAGAGGAGGCCCTCACAACTAACGTCTGGATAGAGATGGTAAGACGCCACCTGCCGTATTGTTCTGCTTACTGCGGCTGCCCCACCCACACACCTCAACCTCTTGGTCCCTCTCTGCTGGCTTGCGGTTCTCCAGCCTTGTGAAGAGGCCGGGCAACTGTCCTCTTCATCCACAGCAATGGTGCGACTATCGCCTGCGCTGGGACCCAAAAGACTACGAAGGCCTGTGGATATTGAGGGTGCCATCTACTATGGTCTGGCGGCCAGATATCGTCCTGGAGAACAAGTGAGAAGGGGGTTGGGCAGGAGATAAAGGATACCAGGGTCCAGTCGAATGAggaaagttagagagagagaaagaagagagcaggGTGCTGTAGGGTGCCAGGCTGAGGGTGGGACTTCAAGCACAGACTCTGGCCCAGGGTTGTAACATGTTAGACACCTGGGGAGGTGTGTTGGTGGCAGCAGGCTTATCCCATCTCTGCAACCTGCTGCCAATTTTAACAACTAGCAAAACGATTAATGGTCATCaggtcagacacacacacacacacacacgcacacaaatggTTCATTCAGGGTCAGTCACTCCGAAAGAGCTTAATAATGTTAGCCATTTTGCCATTATTATAGTTACtaatacagagaaagagaaacagattaTGAGGTGATTGTTGGGGTGCTGTCTCCCCTAGACCTCTGTACTCATCTCAGGTCCAGAGTGGAGATGAGCTGGGGGTTTTTGGGGTGGTGCGTGAGTGAGATTAGGTGCTAGACCATCAGGAATGTGACAGGCAGGGGGACTGGTGCCCTCAGATCCCTCCTAACCACACAAAGCAGAGAGCTAGTCTGGGGCTGTGAGGagctctgccccctccccccagctctgTACACTGGCCTATGCACACAGTGTGGACGGTGTCTTCGAGGTGGCTCTCTACTGCAATGTCCTCGTGTCCCCCGACGGTTGTATCTACTGGCTGCCGCCTGCCATCTTCCGCTCCTCCTGCTCCATCTCTGTCACCTACTTCCCCTTCGATTGGCAGAACTGTTCCCTCGTCTTCCAGTGAGACTGATGATGATGTTGGGGGTTGTGGGCGGGGCTTCAGGGAGCTAGCTGCTCTAGGGTGGGTCTGGGTAGTGGTGGGAGACCAGCACCAGAGGCTCCACAAGGCTGAGCCTCCTGCTAAGTCCCCTCACCTATCCTCCATTGCTTCAGCTTCCTGCCTGGGTCCCAAGGGGAGACCCTATTGTCTTGAGTATGTGGCTAAGAACATCTGGGTATGCCTACATACACATAGAACCATAGACAGGCAGGCTGTCCTGGAAAAGAGAAGCCTGGCCAAAGCCAGGATGTGATCTGAGCCAAACCTATGCCCTCTGGGCTCACTTTCCTCATCCATAAGCAGTGAAGGGAGGTCTTGGGAGAAACTGGCAGGACCCCAAGTGTCATCTTCTGATAGGCTTGTATTTCTACCCTATGGTCATTGGTGGCAGTAGGAGAGACAGGGTGGCTCTGAGTTCTTTGGCCAGACGGGAGCACGGAACCCCCAAAGAGCCTGTGCTCCCCTGGCCCTGCATGCTAGCACCAGGGCTTGCTGGAGAACTCAAGAGTGTGACACTGCATATGTCAAAGCCTAATGTCCACAGCTGCCATCAGGCGACGGTGTCTGTGGCCTCATGGACAAGTCCCTCTGCTTCACTTACCCTCTTCCCACTCCTGACCCACAGATCCCAGACTTACAGCACCAGTGAGATCAACTTGCAGCTGAGCCAGGAGGATGGGCAAGCCATTGAGTGGATCTTCATTGACCCGGAGGCTTTCACAGGTAACCCCAGCTAGGAGCCCCTGCCCGGATTGAGGCTATGCCCCAACCCCAATACTCTTCAAGGTGAAAACTACAGTGTATCCTGGAATATGGCTTTCAAAAGGTCTCAACAGAAGTCCAGACATGGTGACACACATACATGATCCCAGCCCCCCTGGaggattgaaagtttgaggctagcctggctacacaatgagactgtctttaaagaaaaacgcaggagggctgggaagatggctccatGGGGGTAAAAGCACTTACTGCACATATGTGAAGACCAGAATTGAATGCCCAGAATTCACATAAATGCTGTTAGAAATGGGAGCCTACCTGAAATTCCAGCACAAGTCAGATAGAGACAAAGGATTTCTAGGGCAAAGCTCTGGGTCCAAGCGACAGACCCTGCCTTGGCATAAAAGGTGAAGAGTgtctgaggaagacacctgatgctgAATTCTGGCTTCCacgtctgtacacacacacacacacacacacacacacacacacacatgcacacacatacatgtgagtatatgcatacatgtgtgtatatgcatacacacgcatgcacacatacacaccgaaAAGGATCCAGGGAAGTTCTGACTCTTCCTATGATACTTACTCTAGTTTTGGGAGGGGAGATCAATATTCAATCTCCCACCCCACTTGTGTCACTTTGTGATGCTTAGTAAAGTTCTCCCCACAGAGAATGGGGAGTGGGCCATCCGGCACCGACCGGCTAAAATGCTCCTGGACTCCGTGGCTCCTGCAGAGGAGGCGGGCCACCAGAAGGTGGTGTTCTACCTGCTTATCCAGCGCAAGCCCCTCTTCTACGTCATCAACATCATCGCCCCCTGTGTGCTCATCTCCTCAGTCGCCATCCTCATCTACTTCCTTCCTGCTAAGGGTACCTGGGCCCGTAGGAGGGCAGCAGCAGAGGCTTCCAGGGAGGCCAGGGCAGGCCCTGCTTATGACACAGGGCACCACAATCCTAGGACAAGGGTAGTGGGCCCCCTGTAGGACAAGGGGGTCcctttgggggggaggggtggcatgcgggtggaggtggggtggggtgggtggggaaccTGTTCTGAGGGTGTCTTGGTCATGTGCAGCGGGCGGGCAGAAATGCACAGTGGCCACCAACGTGCTCCTGGCCCAGACTGTCTTCCTTTTCCTTGTGGCTAAGAAGGTGCCTGAGACCTCCCAGGCAGTGCCACTCATCAGCAAGTAAGGCTGGTCTTCACATTTGCTTCCCACCCCTTGCCATCTTGGGCAAGCCCATAGCCTTGCTAAGCAAGAGGGCTAAATCCCCAACACACCCCTTCCCTTCTGAGGCTTTTGACAATGGCCTTCCTTCCACCCAGGAACCCAAGGGAAGGAGGGTGGGTGGCACCTGGGTCTGAGGTGCCTAAGGGACATCCAGTCTCCTGCTTGCCTGACCCTGGACAGGTACCTGACCTTCCTCATGGTGGTGACCATCCTCATCGTCGTGAACTCTGTGGTCGTGCTCAATGTGTCCTTGcggtccccccacacacactccatggCCCGTGGGGTCCGCAAGGCAAGATACTCCCCTGCCCACTTGGGCATCCATCTGTCCTTCCCAATCACCTGTGACTCCCTCCACATCCCTGTCCCTATTCTCAAATTCAGCTGCAAATCTATGCCAAATGTATCTTCAGGTCTAAAGAAGGCTGATGATAACATCAGTGCCTGGGGGCATTAATATTACACGGCTAACTTATTTACTGTGCATAAAATGCTTAAGTGGGTACTGGCGTATCATCCCCATTTAACAGATagggaaacagagacacaaagaggctCGGCAGCTTACCCAGTATTACTCAGTTCTCAAAAAGCAGGAAAGGGAGGATTCTATCCCAGCATGTCTGTGGCTCTACAGCTCATAGCAGCCATCAGCTGAGAATCATGTTACAAATGTAGATTCCCTAGGTACGTTGTCCCGGGTAGTCTAGACTATCCTAGCATGGGGTAGAGTGTAAGCGTCTGTTTGTTTGAAATAAGTGCTCTGGTGATTCCGGAGGTCTTGAAAGCTTAGAGCCCAGGTTCTGTGTCCAGGAGAAAGTAAGTAGTCAAGCCATCCCAGGACCTAGTCGCTTCCCCTAAAGCACTGTCTTTGTCCCCATTCCCAAGCTTGCCCTGGTGGCCCAAGCAGGGCCTATCACAACAACCCCTCTCACAGGTGTTCCTGAGGCTCCTGCCCCAGCTGTTACGGATGCATGTGCGCCCACTAGCTCCAGCTGCTGTCCAGGATGCCCGGTTCCGACTCCAGAATGGCTCTTCCTCAGGGTGGCCCATCATGGCTCGAGAGGAAGGGGACCTCTGTCTGCCTCGAAGCGAACTCCTCTTTAGGCAAAGGCAGCGCAATGGATTAGTGCAGGCAGTATTGGAGAAGCTAGGTGAGGCCCAAGGGGTCCATTCTGACCAGTGAATGCAGCTAGAAGAGCCGGGTACAGCAGCTACGTGCTGGGAGACTGTTCAAGTTGGAGAGAGGGTCCAGGTCTCTGGGGAAAAGTCATATCCTGGTCTGCTCCCTTCCACTGACTTTATTTCCCCATCAGAGAATGGTCCAGAagtgaggcagagccaggagttcTGTGGCAGCCTGAAGCAAGCCTCCCCAGCCATCCAGGCCTGTGTGGATGCCTGTAACCTCATGGCTCGTGCCCGACGCCAGCAGAGTCACTTTGACAGTGTGAGTGGGACAGGGTGGGCAACTACCCAAGTGTAATGTGGGGACAAGGTGGATGGGGTGTTCTGCttaggttcagtgacagacaaaGCAGAGGTAGGAAGTGGGAAGAAGGACCAACAGGTCAGAGACCATAAAAGAAGACAGGTTGGTACCCAGACAGAGGTAAGAAGGCTGAATAGAGAATGGAGGCCAGCTGGGGACCTAACAGTGAAAGAGTGAGCCAGGCTGGCTGCTGCCCCTGCTCACACCCCTGCCACACAATGTGTTGTTGCCCTCAGGGGAACGAGGAGTGGTTGCTGGTGGGCCGAGTGCTGGACCGAGTCTGCTTCCTAGCCATGCTCTCCCTCTTCATCTGTGGCACTGCTGGCATCTTCCTCATGGCCCACTACAACCAAGTGCCTGACCTGCCGTTCCCCGGAGACCCCCGCCCCTACCTGCCTTTGCCAGACTGAGCCAACCAATCCCTCCTGGGCCCTGGAGTCAGCTATGAGGGCCATGCTGTTTGTAGAGCTGTATCCCGTGTTGATGCTGAGTGTGCTCTTGGGGAAATACCCAAGGCTTCCTGGGAGAAGATAGAGAAATAAAGAGACAGAGGGGGATTTCTGCAGTGGTTGGTGATGGGTATGGTCACATGACTTTGAGCAGTTCTGATAGGTCACTTTGAAGCCCTAAGAGCTCTGCCTTTCCTGATGTCATTGACTGGGCAAGGTTTTACCCTTTGAGGCCTGAGAAAATTTCCTCCTGCcattttgtaagatttatttctattatttctaactatatgtatgtatgtacgtacatatgtgtgtatgtatatattgggAGTGggttatgtgcacatgagtgagcATGCCTGTTGGAAGTTGGCAGAGGATGTCAGAACCCTAgagttggagttataggtggtcaTGAGCAACCAGACAGTGGGTTGCTCATGTCCTCTataaaagcagcaagtgttcttaaccactgagctgttttCCCAGCTCCAACATCTTCCCTATGTGAACTTTCTCTAGAAGGTTCGTAAGGGATGTGGGGAACTCTCTTAACTGCAGAGAACATGAACTGGACGTGGTGgggcctttagtcctagcactagggaggcagagacaaatccATCTGTTTGAGGTCAGTGtacatggtgagatcctgtctcaaaaaaggatgggggtgagggtggagatagttcagtggttaggaacactggctacTTTCCCGGGGATCTGggttggtttccagcacccatgtagcaTCTGTTACTCCAGTTGCAGGCGAtccaacaccctcctctggcttTGCAAAACGCCCATGCATATAGTGCAGACATATGCACAGACAGAACACCCATATAcacaagatagaaaaaaaaaagccttttttttaTGGAGATAGGGGTGTGGGATCTAAGTACAGAGTCTTGGCTTTTATGAGGTctagaatttttaaaagtgtaaCCCATTTTAACTAGCAAGGTTCTTCTAGATGCCACAGCACAAATGTGTACCTTCAGCAGTACGTCCCATTCGTCTAATGTAAtacttcctcccacccccactgatCACAAAGGATTTCTTGAGTTTtactatctcccccccccccattgttaGAAATTCTTCACAGTATGGATAGTCAAGAGGCActgttcaaaataaaataaaataaaataaaataaaaaacaaacaaagccaggcagtggtggcacacgcctttaatcccagcacttgggaggcagaggcaggtgaatttctgagttcgaggccagcctggtctacagagtgagttccaggacagccagggctacacagagaaaccgtgtctcggaaaaaaaaaaaaaaggccctgtTCACCTGACCCACATTTCACATGAGCAAGCTGGGGTCCAGAGTAAGAGGAACTCTCTAGAACACTCCTTTATAGGGTTCAAATTTCCATCTCTGATCCAATCTCAGACACTGTAAGAAAGACTCCTAgccctgcaaattcctttcgtCCTCTCTCTTCTCAAAAGCCAGAGTACTTGCAAGGCTAGGCCCAAAGCCACTGGGCTGGGTGTGACAGGAGAGCTTCCTCAGCCTCCCTTACATGCCAGGCAATAGGATGATCCCCTGAGGTCTTCCTGAGGAGAAAAAGCGTGACCTTGCTGAGTGACCAGGGGACAACCACGGGCCAGTCCTGGGACACTTTCCTCACCTGTAAATACAGGCACGAACATCAATTTCTACCCCTCCTCTCTggtgattaaaaataaacatctaacAATGTAATATGTTCAGCAGATGGGTCAGGAAAATGCGTGCCTCATAGCTCTGGAGTTACATCACCAACTAGGGAATTTATTCCTGTGTATGTGATGTGGTTTTGGACAGTCCTTAGGAGTGTGGGGACAATGACTTCAGTTGAGGAGGCAATGATGAGTGAGACCATCTCGGTCCTCAGTAAGTTTGTCACCCTGGTtcgactccccccaccccccacttcacCCAATATATAGGGAAGGTCTtaatgtatcccaggctgtcctcgaactcactatgtTGGTTAGGCAGGTCTGGATCTTCCTGCTGCCATTTCCCAAGAGCCAGAATTGCAAGTTTGTTTGTAGTGCTCTCTCGTCCTCTCCAAACACCAAGAGCAAAGGATCAACTGCCAGAGAATACCATTTACTAAAGGTTACTATGCCTGACATTTTCCCCCTGGAATCCACGGGGAGGTTAAAGTGGATGGCCGGCAGCCTGCGTAGACAATGCTCAGTGCAAGCAGCCACACCAAGACAGCCCCGGTCGGAACAAGCGCTGTCGTCCCGGGCCACCCGTCCGGGAAAGAGGCCCCGCCCAAGGCCTGAGCACTGACGTTCCGCTGAGCGCCTCGCCAGCCAACCGGAAGTAGCCGGGCCCTTAGCGATGGGACCCGGTAGAGCGGAAGTCACTCCGTGAGGCAGTGGCGACAGCGGCGGCAAGAGGATGAACAACAAGTTCGACGCGTGAGTGGCGCGTGGCCGACCCCGGGGCCCCTTCCCCCAACCGTCCCCCGGGACCGCTCCCGCCGGGGCCGGGCGCGCCCTCAGCCGAGCCGCTCGCTCCCGGGCCGCCGCAGCCCGAGCCTTCCTGCGCCCGCGGGCCCGACGGGGCCGGGAGAGCGCGGCCGAGGTCGCCGGGACCCCTGAGCCGCTGGACCCCGGCGCGGCACGGGCCGGGGGAGGGGAGGCCGCGCCGCCCGGAAGGAGATTTTCGGACGCCCCGCCCTGGTGGGTGCGGGCTGCCGGCGGCGTGGAGGGGCGGGACCTCAGCGCTTCGGGTGTTTCCGCAGCCTTGCTGCCTTCTCTCTGAACGCGGCTTCCCTCCCGCACTCGCTCGGCGTCCTGGGAAGGTCACCTCTCCCTTCCGAGCCTCGATTTTGTCTTCTGCAAGCGGGGACGGTAACAGAGCCCGTGTCGTAGAGTTGGGCAGCTGCGATGAGGTAATGGGGCAGCCGCGCTGAGTACTGTGGCCTCTCGAGTACGGAATGCTTTTCATCTGAgattcttcctgcttcctccccGACCACCACCCTCCCTTCATCCCCCACCCCGTCCCTGTCTTTCAACTCTTAGTGGCTGCCCACCCCTGCATTCATCTCCAATTCCCGCAGCGAACAGTTGGGAAGTACAGAGAAGAAatatgtgttggggtgggggatgggggggtgagAACATTCCCCTCCTAACGATTAAATCTTTTagcatttaaaagtaattttcgTTTTCATCTAGCCCCACTTAAGTTAGTGTTTCACAAGAATTGTATCCCTGGGTAGATTGCAGTGCTCCCTCCTCTCTATGGTTTGTAGTGATCAAATCTGGTTTATCATTCAAAGGCCTACATTTTTAGTTTTAAGCCCACCAGCTGTTTGACAGTACAAAAGTCCTCCAGTCTGAGCCATCGATCTCACCTCTGTAGTGGTTAGGACCGGAAGGACCACATCACGCTCTGCAATACTTAGAGGTACTGTGTAAAATGCTGAGCATGAGCTGTGAAGGGAAAGTGGACTCACTGATAGGTGGTGAAGCTGCAGGTTTTCAATACAGTGAGTTCAGAGGTGCAGACTCAGGAAGTACTGGGATGGGGATTCCAGTTGTACAGCCAGCTCTTCCTTAGGTTTTCATGGTGGCTGAGTGAGCTCTGCTTCTTGAGAAAAGACCTGATGTCTTCTCCACCTTGCTTATTAGCAGAGTCCAGCAGGATAGAGATCCATTGGTCTCCTGTCATAGGCCCTGCAATACCTAGCTTCATACCTGcagcccttcctcccttcttctcctatTGGAACAAATCAAACTGCATCCTAAGAAGATAGTTTTTAGGTTGCCTGTCTTGAATAAGGATGGTTATGTTGGCCACTGTCGtcgtcactgttctgttgctgttgaagagatgccatgaccaggcaactgtttttttgttgttgttgtttttggggggtgggggtggggtctgagacagggtttctctgtgtagccctggctgtcctggaactcactctgtagaccaggctggccttgaactcagagaaatccgcctgcctctgcctcccgagtgctgggattaaaggtgtgtgtcaccactgcccggccgggCAACTCTTATgacaagttttttctttttcttttttacttatttatttaactaacaaggcca is part of the Mus musculus strain C57BL/6J chromosome 1, GRCm38.p6 C57BL/6J genome and encodes:
- the Chrng gene encoding acetylcholine receptor subunit gamma precursor, whose amino-acid sequence is MQGGQRPQLLLLLLAVCLGAQSRNQEERLLADLMRNYDPHLRPAERDSDVVNVSLKLTLTNLISLNEREEALTTNVWIEMQWCDYRLRWDPKDYEGLWILRVPSTMVWRPDIVLENNVDGVFEVALYCNVLVSPDGCIYWLPPAIFRSSCSISVTYFPFDWQNCSLVFQSQTYSTSEINLQLSQEDGQAIEWIFIDPEAFTENGEWAIRHRPAKMLLDSVAPAEEAGHQKVVFYLLIQRKPLFYVINIIAPCVLISSVAILIYFLPAKAGGQKCTVATNVLLAQTVFLFLVAKKVPETSQAVPLISKYLTFLMVVTILIVVNSVVVLNVSLRSPHTHSMARGVRKVFLRLLPQLLRMHVRPLAPAAVQDARFRLQNGSSSGWPIMAREEGDLCLPRSELLFRQRQRNGLVQAVLEKLENGPEVRQSQEFCGSLKQASPAIQACVDACNLMARARRQQSHFDSGNEEWLLVGRVLDRVCFLAMLSLFICGTAGIFLMAHYNQVPDLPFPGDPRPYLPLPD
- the Chrng gene encoding acetylcholine receptor subunit gamma isoform X1, which gives rise to MEGLGVTCTLPSPSTLPAPSLHLIPLCLLLLWSEPPPSVAGAQSRNQEERLLADLMRNYDPHLRPAERDSDVVNVSLKLTLTNLISLNEREEALTTNVWIEMQWCDYRLRWDPKDYEGLWILRVPSTMVWRPDIVLENNVDGVFEVALYCNVLVSPDGCIYWLPPAIFRSSCSISVTYFPFDWQNCSLVFQSQTYSTSEINLQLSQEDGQAIEWIFIDPEAFTENGEWAIRHRPAKMLLDSVAPAEEAGHQKVVFYLLIQRKPLFYVINIIAPCVLISSVAILIYFLPAKAGGQKCTVATNVLLAQTVFLFLVAKKVPETSQAVPLISKYLTFLMVVTILIVVNSVVVLNVSLRSPHTHSMARGVRKVFLRLLPQLLRMHVRPLAPAAVQDARFRLQNGSSSGWPIMAREEGDLCLPRSELLFRQRQRNGLVQAVLEKLENGPEVRQSQEFCGSLKQASPAIQACVDACNLMARARRQQSHFDSGNEEWLLVGRVLDRVCFLAMLSLFICGTAGIFLMAHYNQVPDLPFPGDPRPYLPLPD